A window from Sphingopyxis alaskensis RB2256 encodes these proteins:
- a CDS encoding ribbon-helix-helix protein, CopG family, with product MSGGHVKRSIRLRADLVRRLADHAAARNASQAAIIEAALESFLSPDAAERLEGALARRLDRLTRDLGRLEWHVELSNETLALFVRNWLNATPSLPDGATQAARAQGRQRWERFVDMLNRRMELGPRFRNEIAEDVTRSTRSDQDSGSTSE from the coding sequence GTGAGTGGAGGCCACGTCAAGCGCAGCATCCGGCTACGGGCTGATCTGGTGCGCCGTCTCGCCGATCACGCCGCCGCGCGGAACGCCAGCCAGGCCGCGATCATCGAGGCTGCGCTGGAGTCCTTTCTGTCGCCCGATGCTGCCGAGCGACTTGAAGGAGCGCTTGCCCGCCGGCTCGACCGGCTGACCCGTGATCTTGGCCGCCTCGAATGGCATGTCGAACTGTCGAACGAGACTCTCGCGCTGTTTGTGCGAAACTGGCTCAATGCGACGCCATCGCTCCCGGATGGCGCTACGCAGGCCGCGAGGGCGCAGGGTCGTCAGCGATGGGAGCGGTTTGTAGACATGCTGAACCGGCGCATGGAGCTTGGGCCGCGGTTCAGGAACGAGATCGCTGAAGATGTAACGAGGTCGACTCGGTCGGATCAGGACTCGGGCAGCACCAGTGAATAG